The genomic window GTTTATGGATTCATTACGATAACAATGACGTTGCTTACACTGAAGAAATCATGCGTGCCAACTCGGCAAGTTTAGTGACCTCCAATTCCGACGGATTTATATATACTTACAAACCTTATGAACCTTTAATTTTTGATGAATGAGTAAACGCCAAAACGATCCTTTCAAAATTGATGATTTAATGAAGTCCTTTGTGAAAGAAAATAAACTCGAAAAAGGGTTGGACAAAGTGAACGTGGAAGCTGCCTGGGCAGATATGATGGGCAACGGCGTCAATAACTACACCAACAGCGTGAAACTTCATAAAGACACGCTCTATGTAGAGCTAAGCTCTTCTGTTTTAAGAGAGGAATTGAGCTATGGAAAAGACAAAATCATTAGTATGCTGAACGAATCTCTTGGGAAAAACCTCATCACAAAATTAATTTTAAGGTAGTATTGGGTATAAAAAAAGCCACAATAGAATTGCAGCTTTTAAAATATTTTATTGAACGTATTTAAAACATCTCTCTTCCTGAAAAATGGAAAGCACCTTCAATTGCAGCGTTTTCATCACTGTCACTTCCATGCACTGCATTTTCGCTAATAGAATCTGCAAACATATTACGGATGGTTCCTTCTACAGCTTCTGCTGGATTTGTTGCACCAATTAAAGTTCTGAAATCTTCTACTGCATTTTCCTTTTCAAGAATTGCCGCCACAATAGGGCCACGCGTCATGTAAGTTACCAGTTCGCCATAAAATGGACGCTCACTATGAACGGCATAAAAAGCTTCGGCATCTGCCTTTGTAAGTTGTGTTAATTTCATCGCTACGATTCTGAAACCTGAAGCTGTGATTTTTTCTACGATTCCACCTATATTCCCTTTTTCAACAGAATCGGGCTTAAGCATTGTAAACGTTTTGTTAGTTACCATGGTCTTTGTATAAATTTTGTGCAAAAATAAGGTTTTTCTACAAATAATTGAGCTTCCAACTATTTTAAAAAATTGTATCTTTGCACGCTATGAATACAGCAGAAATTTTAGACCTTAAAAAAATATTATCCACACCTAAAAAAGTGGTCATTGTCCCTCATAAAAATCCAGATGGAGACGCTATGGGCTCCACTTTAGGATTGTTACATTACCTTAAAAAATTAGGACATTCGGCAACCGTGATTGCGCCCAATGACTACCCAGAGTTTTTGAAATGGATTTCAGGAACCAAAGAGGTTCTTATATATGAAGAAGACACTATTGCTTCTGAGGCACTCATTTCCGAAGCTGATCTTATTTTTACTTTAGACTTCAATGCACTACACCGATGTGGTGCGATGGGTACGCCTATTGAAAATTCAAGTGCCATTAAAATTATGATTGATCATCACCAACAACCGGATGATTATGCGACCTATGTCTATTCTGACGTGAGTATGTGTTCGACTTGCGAAATGGTGTATCATTTTATCGAAATGATGGGTGATTTAGAGCTGATAGATGTCGCTATTGGAGAAGCATTATATACAGGTATTATGACCGATACTGCTTCGTTCCGATTTCCGCTAACCACGAGTACTACCCACCGAGTGATTGCACATTTAATTGACGTTGGGGTTGAGAAATCAAACATTCACAACGCGGTGTATGATACCAATAGTTTAGGTCGTCTCCAACTTATGGGCTGTGCCTTAAATAATTTAAGATTTTTAGAAGAATTCCACACTTCTTATATCAGTTTAACCAATAAGGAATTGGATGCGCATGATTTTCAAAAAGGAGATACGGAAGGCTTGGTGAATTATGGCTTGTCGCTGAAAGGTGCTAAATTTGCCGTCATATTTATTGAACACCGTGAAGAAAGTATCATTAAAATCTCATTTCGATCTAAGGGTCCTTTTGATGTAAATGCTTTCGCAAGAACACATTTTAACGGAGGTGGACACAAGAATGCGTCTGGCGGACGTAGCAACCTCAATCTTGAAGATACCATTGCAAAATTTATTAGTATATTGTCTGACTATAAATCGGAACTAAATTCATGAAGCACCTTTTGATATTCATATTCACTATTTCA from Formosa sp. Hel1_33_131 includes these protein-coding regions:
- a CDS encoding DUF721 domain-containing protein gives rise to the protein MSKRQNDPFKIDDLMKSFVKENKLEKGLDKVNVEAAWADMMGNGVNNYTNSVKLHKDTLYVELSSSVLREELSYGKDKIISMLNESLGKNLITKLILR
- a CDS encoding nucleoside-diphosphate kinase, coding for MVTNKTFTMLKPDSVEKGNIGGIVEKITASGFRIVAMKLTQLTKADAEAFYAVHSERPFYGELVTYMTRGPIVAAILEKENAVEDFRTLIGATNPAEAVEGTIRNMFADSISENAVHGSDSDENAAIEGAFHFSGREMF
- a CDS encoding DHH family phosphoesterase; translation: MNTAEILDLKKILSTPKKVVIVPHKNPDGDAMGSTLGLLHYLKKLGHSATVIAPNDYPEFLKWISGTKEVLIYEEDTIASEALISEADLIFTLDFNALHRCGAMGTPIENSSAIKIMIDHHQQPDDYATYVYSDVSMCSTCEMVYHFIEMMGDLELIDVAIGEALYTGIMTDTASFRFPLTTSTTHRVIAHLIDVGVEKSNIHNAVYDTNSLGRLQLMGCALNNLRFLEEFHTSYISLTNKELDAHDFQKGDTEGLVNYGLSLKGAKFAVIFIEHREESIIKISFRSKGPFDVNAFARTHFNGGGHKNASGGRSNLNLEDTIAKFISILSDYKSELNS